Proteins co-encoded in one Medicago truncatula cultivar Jemalong A17 chromosome 8, MtrunA17r5.0-ANR, whole genome shotgun sequence genomic window:
- the LOC11432420 gene encoding obtusifoliol 14-alpha demethylase — MNVFDGNKFLNTLLLLITTLIAAKLISSFIIPKSKKRLPPILQGWPIIGGLLRFLKGPIILLREEYPKLGGVFTLKIFHKNITFLIGPEVSAHFFKAPESDLSQQEVYQFNVPTFGPGVVFDVDYSVRQEQFRFFTEALRVNKLKSYVNQMVSEAEDYFSKWGSSGEVDLKYELEHLIILTASRCLLGREVRDKLFDDVSALFHDLDNGMLPISVLFPYLPIPAHRRRDNARKKLAEIFANIISSRKIADKSEDDMLQCFIDSKYKDGRPTTESEVTGLLIAALFAGQHTSSITSTWTGAYLLCNKQYLSAVEEEQKNLMEKHGDRVDHDVLAEMDVLYRCIKEALRLHPPLIMLLRSSHSDFSVTTREGKEYDIPKGHIVATSPAFANRLPHIFNDPDKYDPDRFAVGREEDKAAGAFSYISFGGGRHGCLGEPFAYLQIKAIWTHLLRNFELELVSPFPEIDWNAMVVGVKGKVMVRYKRRELSVNQ, encoded by the exons ATGAATGTTTTTGATGGAAACAAGTTCCTCAACACCCTCCTCCTCCTAATCACAACCTTAATCGCCGCTAAACTCATCTCATCATTCATAATACCCAAATCCAAAAAACGTTTACCCCCAATTCTTCAAGGATGGCCCATTATTGGAGGACTTCTTCGTTTCCTTAAAGGTCCAATTATATTGCTCCGTGAAGAATACCCAAAACTTGGTGGTGTTTTCACATTgaaaatctttcataaaaatattaccTTTTTGATTGGTCCTGAGGTTTCAGCACATTTCTTTAAGGCCCCTGAATCTGATCTTAGTCAACAAGAGGTTTATCAGTTTAATGTTCCTACTTTTGGTCCTGGTGTTgtttttgatgttgattattcTGTTAGACAGGAACAGTTTCGCTTTTTTACTGAAGCTCTTAGGGTTAATAAACTCAAGAGTTATGTTAATCAGATGGTTTCCGAAGCTGAG GACTATTTCTCAAAGTGGGGATCAAGCGGTGAAGTTGATTTGAAGTATGAGCTTGAGCATCTGATCATCTTGACAGCCAGTAGATGTCTCTTGGGTCGTGAAGTTCGTGACAAGCTCTTCGATGATGTCTCTGCATTGTTCCACGATCTCGATAACGGAATGCTTCCAATCAGTGTTCTCTTCCCATACCTGCCAATTCCGGCTCACAGGCGCCGTGACAACGCACGTAAAAAGCTTGCTGAAATATTTGCAAACATCATATCTTCACGAAAAATTGCCGACAAATCAGAGGACGACATGCTGCAGTGCTTCATTGACTCAAAATACAAAGACGGTCGCCCAACAACAGAATCTGAAGTCACAGGACTCCTCATTGCCGCTCTTTTCGCAGGACAGCACACCAGTTCAATCACCTCCACTTGGACCGGAGCATATCTTCTGTGTAACAAACAGTACCTTTCTGCTGTGGAGGAGGAGCAAAAGAACTTGATGGAGAAACACGGAGATAGAGTTGATCACGATGTTTTGGCTGAGATGGATGTCTTGTATAGGTGCATTAAAGAAGCCCTGAGACTCCACCCTCCACTAATTATGTTGCTGAGAAGCTCACACAGCGATTTCAGCGTCACAACAAGAGAGGGGAAAGAGTATGACATTCCCAAGGGTCATATAGTTGCTACATCCCCTGCATTTGCAAACAGGTTACCACACATTTTCAATGACCCTGATAAGTATGATCCTGATAGGTTTGCTGTTGGGAGGGAAGAAGACAAGGCAGCAGGGGCATTCTCTTACATTTCCTTTGGAGGTGGTCGACATGGATGCCTTGGAGAGCCTTTTGCATATCTGCAGATAAAAGCAATTTGGACTCATCTTCTGAGGAACTTTGAACTGGAGCTTGTGTCACCTTTCCCTGAGATTGATTGGAATGCCATGGTTGTTGGAGTGAAAGGAAAAGTTATGGTCCGATACAAGCGGAGGGAGCTTTCTGTTAATCAATAG